One Setaria italica strain Yugu1 chromosome I, Setaria_italica_v2.0, whole genome shotgun sequence DNA window includes the following coding sequences:
- the LOC101762482 gene encoding protein IQ-DOMAIN 1-like: MGKKHATGGGGGGGGGWFAAVRKVFRPSSSYSSSATSSKDKDKNSVQHGKQDGAGEEEAVTGGGGEEPEVLLLEHFPASETSAEASNEGGDGGELQVAPVRRKDGREAADDEDDEEADDMERARALAAAAEAAVAAAEAAARVVRLAALRRLSREERAAVRIQAYYRGYLARRALRALRGLVRLQALVRGHQVRRQVHLTMRCMQALVRAQARVRARRLTDLPLLLLPPPTPPATASRPSLSLPGAARHHHHPCLDLASVGGGDHDASDDGEVAADLLLLQQRSRSRGRLGRGDDVNGGGGRSPSSAGGWDGSSRTLEDARAEGARRHDAAARRERALAYAYAYQQRQWQRQEDEKAGLGFHWLERWMAATQRQPDAPDHAMTTHQGAATRTTASYAYVTAASAFSGGVPEKTAEVDTSLRSQLNQAAHGRRPPAIPGYMAATRSARAKARPAPPMPTTPTHGRSRSGGGLAGDTSSSGQNGSALAGYSPDSSCTGDWTPPRLGVSTRPSRVAYT; encoded by the exons ATGGGAAAGAAGCACGCcacaggtggtggtggcggcggcggcggcggctggttcGCCGCCGTCAGGAAGGTGttccggccgtcgtcgtcgtactcctcctctgccacctcctccaaagacaAGGACAAGAACTCCGTGCAGCACGGAAAACAG GACGGTGCCGGCGAAGAGGAGGCTGTgaccggcggaggaggcgaggagccggaggtgctgctgctggagcaCTTCCCGGCGTCCGAGACGTCGGCGGAGGCGAGCAACGAGGGCGGCGATGGCGGGGAGCTGCAGGTGGCGCCGGTGCGGCGGAAGGACGGCCGGGAGGCGGCTGAtgatgaggacgacgaggaggccgaCGACATGGAGCGCGCTCGGGCgctggccgccgctgccgaggccgccgtggccgcggcggaggcggcggccagggtGGTCCGGTTGGCAGCGCTCCGGCGCCTGTCCCGGGAGGAGCGCGCGGCCGTGCGCATCCAGGCCTACTACCGCGGGTACCTG GCCCGTCGAGCCCTGCGCGCGCTGCGCGGCCTAGTGCGGCTGCAGGCGCTGGTGCGCGGCCACCAGGTGCGGCGGCAGGTCCACCTCACCATGCGCTGCATGCAGGCCCTCGTCCGCGCCCAGGCCCGCGTCCGGGCGCGCCGCCTCACCgacctcccgctcctcctcctcccgccgccgacccctcCAGCCACGGCCAGCCGCCCCTCCCTGTCCCTGCCGGGAGCAGcacgccatcaccaccacccgTGCCTCGACCTGGCGTCGGTGGGCGGCGGTGACCACGACGccagcgacgacggcgaggtggCAGCGGACCTGCTGCTTCTGCAGcagcggagcaggagcaggggcaggctcggccgcggcgacgacgtcaacggcggcggagggaggagccCTTCTTCCGCCGGCGGCTGGGACGGGAGCAGCCGCACCCTGGAGGACGCCAGGGCCGAGGGCGCCCGccgccacgacgccgccgcgcgccgggaACGGGCGCTTGCCTACGCCTACGCGTACCAGCAGCGGCAGTGGCAGCGGCAGGAGGACGAGAAGGCCGGCCTGGGCTTCCACTGGCTCGAGCGCTGGATGGCCGCCACGCAGCGGCAGCCGGACGCGCCGGACCACGCAATGACGACGCACCAGGGCGCCGCCACCAGGACGACGGCGTCCTACGCCTACGTGACGGCGGCCAGTGCTTTCTCCGGCGGCGTGCCGGAGAAGACGGCGGAGGTGGACACGTCGCTCCGGAGCCAGCTCAACCAGGCCgcgcacgggcggcggccgccggcgatccCGGGCTACATGGCCGCGACGAGGTCGGCACGCGCCAAGGCGCGACCCGCGCCGCCGATGCCGACCACGCCGACGCACGGCAGGAgccgctccggcggcgggctcgCCGGGGACACGTCGAGTTCGGGCCAGAACGGCAGCGCACTCGCCGGATACAGCCCGGACTCGAGCTGCACGGGGGactggacgccgccgcggctcgGCGTCAGCACGCGCCCGAGCAGGGTGGCCTATACTTGA
- the LOC101762883 gene encoding uncharacterized protein LOC101762883, translated as MPYCVLTAAAAAVAGGAHTPEEEVRIFYQRYGHGATKVLLIIGFAGTYESWGPQVKGLTGAVEPVDEEAPADDDSGAAEGVEVCCFDNRGMGRSSVPAQKSQYTTATMAKDALALLDHLGWRKVHVFGHSMGAMIASKLAAMAPDRVASLALLNTTGGGYQCIPKVDWHTISLAYRFLRARTPEQRAILDLEVHYTTEYLEEAIGSCTRRQMLYKEYVKGLSSGGMQSRHGFEGQMNACWTHKLSTKELDRIRLAGFLVLIIHGRDDVVAQLYYARRLAEKLQPAAKLTELHGGHLVSHERPAEVNMSLMEMIKASKSSTGLEDWSNLPKKSDAGFLRKRDGDMVNYLRVAHNLLGKLQLILLSLFGVFYFILEHARRVLRVLKPVRVSASTL; from the exons ATGCCGTACTGCGTGttgaccgcggcggcggcggccgttgcCGGCGGCGCCCACACGCCGGAGGAGGAAGTGCGGATCTTCTACCAGCGGTACGGCCATGGCGCCACCAAGGTCCTTCTCATCATCG GATTCGCGGGCACGTACGAGTCGTGGGGCCCGCAGGTGAAGGGCCTGACCGGCGCCGTGGAGCCCGTCGACGAGGAGGCCCCGGCCGACGACGactccggcgcggcggagggcgtCGAGGTCTGCTGCTTCGACAACCGCGGCATGGGCCGGAGCTCCGTGCCGGCACAAAAGTCGCAGTACAC GACGGCGACCATGGCGAAGGATGCATTGGCACTCCTGGATCATCTGGGATGGCGAAAAGTGCATGTCTTCGGCCACTCCATGG GGGCAATGATAGCTTCGAAATTGGCCGCAATGGCGCCGGACCGGGTCGCGTCGCTGGCGCTGCTCAACACCACCGGAGGAGGCTACCAGTGCATCCCAAAG GTTGATTGGCACACGATATCTCTCGCCTATCGTTTTCTACGGGCAAGAACTCCTGAGCAGAGAGCGATTCTTGATCTTGAAGTCCATTATACAACG GAATACCTTGAGGAAGCTATTGGATCATGTACCAGAAGACAAATGCTTTATAAG gAATATGTTAAAGGTTTGTCATCTGGTGGCATGCAATCCAGACATGGATTCGAGGGGCAAATGAATGCTTGCTGGACACATAAGCTCTCAACGAAAGAATTAGACAGGATTCGCTTAGCAGGTTTCCTTGTTCTAATTATTCATGGCAG GGATGATGTTGTTGCTCAGCTGTATTATGCAAGGAGGCTTGCAGAAAAGCTACAGCCTGCTGCCAAGCTAACTGAGCTCCATGGAGGCCACCTAGTGAGCCATGAAAGACCAGCTGAG GTTAATATGTCCCTCATGGAGATGATCAAGGCTTCAAAATCGAGTACAGGCCTAGAGGACTGGTCAAACCTTCCAAAGAAGTCCGATG CTGGTTTTCTCCGTAAACGAGATGGTGACATGGTGAATTACCTCAGAGTTGCACACAATCTACTCGGAAAGCTCCAACTTATCTTGCTCTCCTTGTTTGGAGTGTTCTACTTTATTCTTGAGCACGCGAGGAGGGTCCTAAGAGTTTTGAAGCCTGTCAGAGTTTCTGCTTCCACGCTATAG
- the LOC101766284 gene encoding premnaspirodiene oxygenase has translation MDDYFYQSLLLSVAAVALLQLVKLALRPRPRLPPGPWKLPVIGSMHHLVNVLPHRALRDLAAAHGPLMMLRLGETPLVVASSKETARAVLKTHDTNFATRPKLLAGEIVGYDWADILFSPSGDYWRKLRQLCAAEILSPKRVLSFRHIREDEVALKLAEIRAAGPSAPVNLSVMFHSLTNSIVSRAAFGKKRKNAPEFMAAIKAGVGLSSGFSIPDLFPTWTTVLAKITGMKRSLQDIHRTVDSILQEIIDERKAILDEKVKSGAENAEENLVDVLIGLQEKGGFGFHLNNSRIKAIILDMFAGGTGTSASAMEWGMSELMRNPSVMKKLQGQIREAFHGKSVVTEADLQASNLRYLKLVIKEALRLHPPAPLLVPRESIEPCELDGYTIPAKSRVVINAFAIGRDPKYWDDAEEFKPERFEDGGVDFMGSSYEFLPFGSGRRMCPGFNYGLASMELALVGMLYHFDWSLPEGVAEVDMEEAPGLGVRRRSPLMLCATPFVPVVAVSTK, from the exons ATGGACGACTACTTCTACCAGTCGCTCCTCCTCTCCGTGGCCGCCGTCGCGCTGCTCCAGCTCGTGAAGCTCGCCCTGAGGCCGAGGCCGCGGCTGCCGCCGGGGCCGTGGAAGCTGCCGGTGATCGGCAGCATGCACCACCTCGTGAACGTGCTGCCCCACCGCGCGCTCCGGGACCTGGCCGCCGCGCACGGCCCGCTCATGATGCTGCGGCTCGGGGAGACGCCGCTCGTGGTGGCCTCGTCCAAGGAGACGGCGCGCGCGGTGCTCAAGACCCACGACACCAACTTCGCCACCCGGCCCAAGCTCCTCGCTGGCGAGATCGTCGGGTACGACTGGGCCGACATCCTCTTCTCCCCCTCCGGCGACTACTGGCGCAAGCTCCGACAACTCTGCGCCGCCGAGATCCTCAGCCCCAAGCGCGTGCTCTCCTTCCGCCACATCAGGGAGGACGAG GTGGCGCTGAAGCTGGCGGAGATCCGCGCGGCGGGGCCGTCAGCGCCGGTGAACCTGAGCGTGATGTTCCACAGCCTGACCAACAGCATCGTGTCGCGGGCGGCGTTCGGCAAGAAGCGGAAGAACGCGCCGGAGTTCATGGCGGCCATCAAGGCCGGCGTCGGGCTGTCGAGCGGCTTCAGCATCCCGGACCTGTTCCCGACGTGGACCACCGTGCTGGCCAAGATCACGGGCATGAAGCGCAGCCTCCAGGACATCCACAGGACGGTGGACTCCATCCTGCAGGAGATCATCGACGAGAGGAAGGCCATCCTCGACGAGAAGGTCAAGAGCGGCGCTGAGAACGCCGAGGAAAACCTCGTCGACGTGCTCATCGGCCTGCAGGAGAAAGGTGGCTTCGGCTTCCACCTCAACAACAGCAGAATCAAGGCCATCATACTG GACATGTTCGCCGGCGGGACGgggacgtcggcgtcggcaaTGGAGTGGGGGATGTCGGAGCTGATGCGGAACCCGTCGGTGATGAAGAAGCTGCAGGGCCAGATCCGGGAGGCGTTCCATGGGAAGTCAGTGGTGACGGAGGCCGACCTGCAGGCGAGCAACCTCCGCTACCTGAAGCTGGTTATCAAGGAGGCGCTGCGGCtgcacccgccggcgccgctgctggtACCCCGAGAGAGCATCGAGCCCTGCGAGCTCGACGGGTACACGATCCCGGCCAAGTCCCGCGTCGTCATCAACGCATTCGCCATCGGCCGGGACCCCAAGTACTGGGACGACGCCGAGGAGTTCAAGCCGGAGCGGTTCGAGGATGGCGGCGTCGACTTCATGGGCAGCAGCTACGAGTTCCTGCCGTTCGGCTCGGGGCGGAGGATGTGCCCCGGCTTCAACTATGGGCTCGCCAGCATGGAGCTCGCGCTCGTCGGGATGCTCTACCACTTCGACTGGTCGCTGCCGGAGGGGGTAGCCGAGGTCGACATGGAGGAGGCGCCCGGCCTcggcgtgcgccgccgctcgccgctgatGCTGTGCGCCACCCCGTTCGTTCCGGTGGTCGCTGTCTCAACGAAGTAG